In Sphingomonas psychrotolerans, the following proteins share a genomic window:
- a CDS encoding DUF2339 domain-containing protein, with the protein MLVALVLIGLIMACAKLWHRAEALDARLSAVEMGALASPALPEPSTRPMVRTAYRSALETQTVWEPESVLNEVPESALPPVPLETVDILPVEPVAETPAPDCDVEPVEPYWPTPESREPGPRSFSFEDVFGRYLPIWAGGVTLAVAGFLIVKYSIDAGLLSPLVRVICGLLFGAGLIAVAELALRKDDLVRDARIRQALSGAGIATLYAAILVAANLYHLVGPMTAFMGLAVVTALAAILSMRFGAPSAVLGLVGGLAAPALVGAGSPNVPLLATYLALTVGGLCVLGRSQRWWWLGALAVTGGFGWGVLLIGGGLNDIAATLSVGALTLALAIAFPLLLTGGQARAFQLVSALAGCAQIAAIVATGGFAGLNWGLFALLSIALVWLSRREPRFADASLAGLATGLLLSIAWPSPAALPLAFVLGGGALIYGAPALWRLWRSEGRLGDAVQLAAIALGTVLVPIAQFWDQTGRATFVPLALLGAAIAGGAAAVGWRNTARIADARFAALALAGLGLSLLAAGLALPAWALAPATAVAAVAALLLARTSSDDRVEQGSYAFAFAALAFLLAQGGTDEVLRAVVPTDVPLTLSACIRWLVPAFAALGFARWSRGNGVRQLGQAYAVAFGYVAIAQLVPHQWQALIPAVLLAAFALAGIRAPVAALGAAALLSVGWALQPLGVWLAAASGALVGEPFVVTALPAAVDIAVRIVAPIPGLVFLLWRGGLPARVGEIGMLVTALLGMVALHAAWKHVFVIDAADMFIARGMAERTLWEMLLTAAGMLAWRAGSQRIAAGLGLAALLHFGWFSVLLHNPLWSQQAAGPWLVPAYATAFFAIWWSARIVDDAPAGRARDWARIMLILLLAASLLRQVFHGTLLSTGQTFQSEDICRSLLAIVLAIGFLQWGIRRGLRDWRIASLLLMLTAIGKVFLFDAAGLDGLLRIASFAALGFSLIGMGWLYSRYLPDAAGEAPLTDESYSADTVLADTRG; encoded by the coding sequence ATGCTGGTGGCACTTGTCCTGATTGGCCTGATCATGGCCTGTGCGAAATTGTGGCACCGGGCCGAGGCCTTGGATGCGCGCCTGAGCGCCGTGGAAATGGGCGCGTTAGCGTCCCCTGCGCTGCCGGAACCGAGCACGCGCCCGATGGTGCGAACCGCCTATCGCTCGGCGCTCGAAACACAGACCGTCTGGGAACCGGAAAGCGTCCTCAATGAGGTGCCCGAATCCGCGCTGCCGCCGGTGCCACTGGAAACCGTGGACATCTTGCCGGTCGAACCGGTGGCGGAGACTCCTGCTCCGGACTGCGATGTCGAGCCGGTCGAGCCCTATTGGCCCACGCCGGAGAGCAGGGAACCCGGCCCGCGCAGCTTTTCCTTCGAGGATGTGTTCGGCCGCTATCTCCCGATCTGGGCGGGCGGCGTGACGCTGGCGGTCGCCGGCTTCCTCATCGTCAAATATTCGATCGACGCCGGATTGTTGTCGCCCCTGGTGCGCGTGATCTGCGGCCTGCTCTTTGGCGCGGGCCTCATCGCCGTGGCCGAACTGGCGCTCCGCAAGGACGATCTGGTCCGCGATGCGCGGATCCGGCAGGCGCTGTCGGGCGCCGGTATCGCGACGCTTTATGCCGCGATCTTGGTGGCGGCCAATCTCTATCATCTGGTCGGGCCGATGACGGCGTTCATGGGCCTCGCCGTGGTGACTGCGCTGGCGGCGATCCTGTCGATGCGCTTCGGGGCGCCGAGCGCGGTGCTTGGCCTGGTCGGCGGTCTCGCTGCGCCGGCGCTGGTGGGCGCGGGATCGCCCAACGTGCCGCTGCTTGCGACCTATCTCGCGCTGACCGTGGGCGGCTTGTGCGTGCTCGGGCGATCGCAGCGCTGGTGGTGGCTGGGCGCGCTCGCCGTCACCGGCGGCTTCGGCTGGGGAGTGCTGCTCATTGGCGGTGGCCTGAATGATATCGCCGCGACGCTGTCGGTGGGGGCGCTGACACTGGCGCTCGCCATCGCTTTCCCCTTGCTGCTGACAGGCGGCCAGGCGCGGGCATTCCAATTGGTCAGCGCCCTGGCCGGCTGCGCCCAGATCGCGGCGATCGTCGCGACCGGCGGCTTTGCCGGGCTCAACTGGGGCCTGTTCGCGCTACTATCGATCGCGCTCGTCTGGCTGTCGCGCCGCGAGCCGCGGTTCGCCGACGCATCGCTTGCGGGCTTGGCCACGGGACTGTTGCTGAGCATCGCCTGGCCGAGCCCCGCCGCTTTGCCACTGGCGTTCGTGCTCGGCGGAGGCGCCCTGATCTACGGCGCGCCCGCGCTGTGGCGGTTGTGGCGGAGCGAGGGACGACTGGGTGACGCCGTCCAGCTCGCCGCGATTGCGCTGGGCACCGTCCTCGTGCCGATCGCGCAGTTTTGGGATCAGACCGGACGCGCGACCTTCGTGCCGCTCGCATTGCTCGGCGCGGCGATTGCCGGGGGCGCTGCGGCGGTCGGTTGGCGGAACACCGCCCGCATTGCTGACGCCCGCTTCGCCGCGCTCGCGCTTGCCGGGCTCGGGCTGAGTCTGCTCGCGGCCGGGCTTGCGCTGCCGGCCTGGGCGCTGGCGCCGGCCACCGCGGTCGCTGCAGTGGCGGCGTTGCTGCTCGCCAGGACATCCTCCGACGATCGCGTCGAACAAGGCAGCTATGCCTTTGCGTTCGCGGCGCTGGCGTTCCTGCTTGCCCAAGGTGGCACGGACGAAGTGCTGCGCGCGGTCGTCCCGACCGACGTCCCGCTGACGCTGTCAGCATGCATCCGCTGGCTGGTGCCCGCTTTCGCCGCGCTCGGCTTCGCGCGGTGGTCGCGCGGCAATGGCGTTCGTCAGCTGGGCCAAGCCTATGCGGTCGCGTTCGGCTATGTCGCAATCGCGCAGCTGGTTCCACATCAATGGCAGGCGCTCATCCCCGCGGTTCTGCTCGCCGCATTCGCACTGGCCGGCATACGGGCACCGGTCGCAGCGCTCGGCGCCGCGGCGTTGCTTTCGGTGGGCTGGGCATTGCAGCCGCTTGGCGTCTGGCTGGCAGCGGCCAGCGGCGCGCTCGTCGGCGAGCCTTTCGTGGTGACCGCGCTTCCTGCCGCGGTCGACATCGCGGTCCGCATCGTCGCGCCGATACCGGGGCTCGTCTTCCTGCTGTGGCGCGGCGGATTGCCGGCACGGGTGGGGGAGATCGGCATGCTCGTCACCGCTTTGCTCGGCATGGTCGCGCTGCATGCCGCGTGGAAGCACGTGTTCGTCATCGACGCCGCAGACATGTTCATCGCGCGCGGCATGGCCGAGCGGACCTTGTGGGAAATGCTGCTCACCGCCGCGGGCATGCTCGCCTGGCGCGCGGGCTCGCAGCGCATCGCCGCGGGCTTGGGACTGGCCGCCCTGCTCCACTTCGGCTGGTTCAGCGTGCTACTCCACAACCCGCTCTGGTCGCAGCAGGCTGCGGGTCCATGGCTCGTGCCGGCTTATGCGACGGCGTTCTTCGCGATCTGGTGGTCGGCGCGCATCGTCGACGACGCGCCGGCCGGACGGGCTCGCGACTGGGCACGCATAATGCTGATCCTGCTGCTGGCCGCGTCTCTCCTCAGGCAGGTCTTCCACGGCACGCTGCTTTCCACCGGCCAGACCTTCCAGAGCGAGGACATCTGCCGCTCGCTGCTCGCGATCGTGCTCGCCATCGGGTTCCTGCAATGGGGTATCCGTCGGGGGCTGCGCGACTGGCGGATCGCATCGCTGCTCCTGATGCTCACCGCCATCGGCAAGGTGTTCCTGTTCGACGCGGCGGGGCTCGACGGCCTGCTGCGCATCGCGTCGTTCGCCGCCTTGGGCTTCAGCCTGATCGGGATGGGATGGCTGTACAGCCGCTATCTGCCCGATGCGGCCGGCGAAGCTCCGTTGACCGATGAGTCATACTCCGCCGATACCGTTCTTGCCGACACCCGGGGGTAA
- a CDS encoding acyl-[ACP]--phospholipid O-acyltransferase: MSAPDFSLLAKRRFGPLFVVQFLGAFNDNALKYAMLFLVNFTLYAADPNHSAMLAAIATGVFFLPYFLFSAVAGQIADAWDKAKLVRAVKAAEVVFMGVGLAGLWFQSVPLLLLALFFMGCHSTIFGPVKYSILPQHLAPGEIMGGTGMIEAGTFLAILGGQLLPNFVPPWEAGLIATALAVVGLVASLWVPAAPPTSPRLRVDPNPLRSTWQVLRTAHAGRDIWLCILGISWFFAVGAVLLNDFAPLVSNTLGAGKPVVTLFLLVFSVSIALGSLAVNRLLKGRVSARFVPVSALVMAASMIDLWLSTRGFVITAPGADIAAFVQAPGSWRVLLDLAVLAFSGGMFIVPLYALLQTNSPVAERSRIIAANNIVNAIVAVLVMVVVAGMAAFGVSIPAVIAVMGFSTLIVALISCWLLPETVIKRLIRATLKFLYRVEVHGAENMPKPGDRAVVVVNHVSWLDGLLLAVFLPGKPVFAVHTAVANSFWIKPALKLFRAFPVDPTNPMATKAMVKAVKAGNTLVIFPEGRITVTGALMKVFDGPGMVADKADAPLVPVRIDGAQYSSFSKLRGKVRLRAFPKITLTVLPPRHVEVEGAMTGRQRRAIAGRRLYDEMSAMIFATSDTDRTLFQALLDAKDVNGGGTKIVEDIKREPMSYKRLIIGSMLLGRAFDPLARQGGAVGVLLPNVSSVVATFFALQRIGRVPAMLNYTAGLANLKAACATAEVRTIVTARAFVTQGKLEPIVEGLEADGRRIVYLEDIAAGINTLAKLRALFAARWAGRLHRRLGVAPDNPAVILFTSGSEDLPKGVVLTHRNLLSNCQQLSARIDFNSSDLVLNALPVFHSFGLTGGTLLPILSGIRTLLYPNPLHYRIVPALAYDANATILFGTDTFLAGYARMAHSYDFYSVRYIFAGAERVRDETRKVWGEKFGVRIFEGYGATEASPVIAVNTPMHFKAGSVGRLLPNIDAKVDPVPGIEEGGKLSIRGPNIMAGYMKADAPGVLQPPEGGWHDTGDIVTIDEQGFVTIHGRAKRFAKIGGEMVSLPAVEGYAASVWPDADHAAVTRADPRKGEQLVLFTTRKDAKASELQAWGKANGIAELAIPRDIRSVPELPVLGTGKLDYVTMTASASEMPAVTSPALQPSLL; this comes from the coding sequence ATGTCCGCGCCAGATTTTTCGTTGCTCGCGAAGCGTCGCTTCGGTCCGCTGTTCGTCGTCCAGTTCCTCGGCGCGTTCAACGACAACGCGCTCAAATATGCGATGCTGTTCCTCGTCAATTTCACGCTCTACGCAGCCGATCCCAATCATTCGGCGATGCTGGCGGCGATCGCGACGGGCGTGTTCTTCCTCCCCTATTTCCTGTTCTCGGCGGTGGCCGGGCAGATCGCCGACGCCTGGGACAAGGCGAAGCTGGTGCGCGCGGTCAAGGCGGCCGAAGTGGTATTCATGGGCGTGGGGCTGGCCGGGCTCTGGTTCCAGTCGGTGCCGCTGCTGCTGCTCGCCTTGTTCTTCATGGGCTGCCACTCGACGATATTCGGACCGGTCAAATATTCGATCCTGCCCCAGCACCTTGCCCCCGGCGAGATCATGGGTGGCACCGGGATGATCGAGGCGGGGACATTCCTCGCGATTCTCGGCGGCCAGCTGCTTCCTAATTTCGTGCCGCCCTGGGAAGCCGGGCTGATTGCCACTGCGCTGGCGGTGGTCGGGCTGGTCGCGAGCCTCTGGGTGCCCGCCGCGCCGCCGACGAGCCCGAGGCTGCGCGTCGATCCCAATCCCCTCCGCTCGACCTGGCAGGTGCTGCGCACCGCGCATGCCGGGCGCGACATCTGGCTGTGCATCCTCGGCATCAGCTGGTTCTTCGCGGTTGGCGCGGTGCTCCTCAACGATTTCGCGCCCTTGGTGTCGAACACCCTGGGCGCGGGCAAACCGGTCGTCACCTTGTTCCTGCTGGTCTTCTCGGTCTCGATCGCGCTGGGCTCGCTCGCCGTCAACCGGTTGCTCAAGGGACGGGTGTCGGCGCGCTTCGTGCCGGTCTCGGCGCTGGTGATGGCGGCGAGCATGATCGACCTTTGGCTGTCGACGCGCGGCTTCGTGATCACCGCGCCGGGCGCCGACATCGCTGCCTTCGTCCAAGCGCCGGGAAGCTGGCGCGTGCTGCTCGACTTGGCGGTGCTGGCCTTTTCGGGCGGCATGTTCATCGTGCCGCTCTACGCCTTGCTCCAGACCAACAGCCCGGTCGCCGAGCGTTCGCGGATCATCGCCGCCAACAATATCGTCAACGCGATCGTCGCGGTGCTGGTGATGGTGGTGGTCGCCGGGATGGCGGCCTTCGGGGTGTCGATCCCCGCGGTGATCGCGGTCATGGGCTTCTCGACTCTGATCGTCGCTTTGATCTCGTGCTGGCTGCTGCCCGAGACGGTGATCAAGCGGCTGATCCGTGCGACGCTAAAATTCCTCTACCGCGTCGAGGTTCATGGTGCCGAGAATATGCCGAAGCCCGGCGACCGCGCGGTGGTGGTGGTCAACCACGTCTCGTGGCTAGACGGGCTGCTGCTCGCGGTGTTCCTGCCGGGCAAGCCGGTATTCGCGGTGCACACCGCGGTTGCCAACAGCTTCTGGATCAAGCCCGCGCTCAAGCTGTTCCGCGCCTTCCCGGTCGATCCGACCAATCCGATGGCGACCAAGGCGATGGTCAAGGCAGTCAAAGCGGGCAACACGCTGGTGATCTTCCCGGAGGGCCGCATCACCGTCACCGGCGCGCTGATGAAGGTGTTCGACGGGCCTGGCATGGTCGCCGACAAGGCCGACGCGCCGCTCGTCCCGGTGCGCATCGACGGGGCGCAATATTCTTCCTTCTCGAAGCTGCGCGGCAAGGTGCGGCTGCGGGCGTTCCCCAAGATCACGCTGACCGTGCTGCCGCCGCGGCATGTGGAGGTCGAAGGCGCAATGACTGGGCGCCAGCGCCGCGCGATCGCCGGCCGCCGCCTGTACGACGAGATGAGCGCGATGATCTTCGCGACGTCGGATACCGATCGCACGCTGTTCCAGGCCCTGCTCGACGCCAAGGACGTCAATGGCGGCGGCACGAAGATCGTCGAGGACATCAAGCGCGAGCCGATGAGCTACAAAAGGCTGATCATCGGCAGTATGTTGCTCGGCCGTGCCTTCGATCCGCTGGCCCGTCAGGGTGGGGCGGTCGGCGTGCTGCTTCCCAATGTATCGAGCGTGGTCGCGACCTTCTTCGCACTCCAGCGCATCGGCCGCGTGCCGGCGATGCTCAACTACACCGCCGGCCTCGCCAATCTGAAGGCGGCATGCGCTACGGCGGAGGTCCGCACGATCGTCACCGCGCGCGCCTTCGTGACGCAAGGCAAGCTCGAGCCGATCGTCGAGGGTCTCGAGGCCGACGGGCGCCGGATCGTCTATCTCGAGGACATCGCGGCTGGCATCAATACTCTCGCCAAGCTGCGGGCGCTGTTTGCCGCACGCTGGGCCGGGCGGCTCCATCGCCGCCTGGGCGTCGCGCCCGACAACCCGGCGGTGATCCTGTTCACAAGCGGCAGCGAAGACCTGCCCAAAGGCGTCGTCCTGACCCATCGTAATCTGCTCTCCAATTGCCAGCAGCTCTCGGCGCGGATCGACTTCAATTCGTCGGACTTGGTGCTCAATGCATTGCCGGTTTTCCACAGCTTCGGGCTAACCGGCGGTACCTTGCTGCCGATCCTGAGCGGCATCCGCACGCTGCTCTATCCCAATCCGCTGCACTACCGGATCGTGCCCGCGCTCGCCTACGACGCCAATGCGACGATCCTGTTCGGCACCGACACCTTTCTCGCCGGCTATGCGCGGATGGCGCACAGCTATGATTTCTACTCGGTCCGCTACATCTTCGCCGGTGCCGAGCGCGTCCGCGACGAGACTCGGAAAGTGTGGGGCGAAAAGTTCGGCGTGCGCATCTTCGAAGGCTATGGCGCGACCGAGGCCTCGCCGGTGATCGCCGTCAATACGCCGATGCACTTCAAGGCCGGCAGCGTCGGGCGTCTGCTGCCGAACATCGACGCGAAGGTCGATCCGGTTCCAGGCATCGAGGAGGGCGGCAAGCTTTCGATCCGCGGGCCCAACATCATGGCCGGCTATATGAAAGCCGACGCACCCGGCGTGCTGCAACCGCCCGAGGGTGGCTGGCACGATACCGGCGACATCGTCACGATCGACGAGCAGGGCTTCGTCACGATCCACGGCCGTGCCAAACGCTTCGCCAAGATCGGTGGCGAGATGGTCTCGTTACCCGCGGTCGAGGGCTATGCCGCCAGCGTGTGGCCCGATGCAGACCACGCCGCCGTTACGCGCGCCGATCCACGCAAGGGTGAGCAGTTGGTGTTGTTTACGACGCGCAAGGACGCGAAGGCGAGCGAGCTCCAGGCTTGGGGCAAGGCCAACGGCATCGCCGAACTCGCGATACCCCGCGATATCCGGTCGGTGCCGG